A window of the Lactuca sativa cultivar Salinas chromosome 5, Lsat_Salinas_v11, whole genome shotgun sequence genome harbors these coding sequences:
- the LOC111897904 gene encoding pentatricopeptide repeat-containing protein At5g55740, chloroplastic: MACLRFPVIPLNHTSPVSKSPRPQTHLIKPQDNEKHHQILYNSYFKHISSVCKEGKLQDAVNILFELESQDFEIGANVYGDLLQGCVYERNLSLGKQIHSRVIKKGESLVKNEYIETKLVVFYAKCDCLDVASSLFRRLDQKNVFSWAAIIGLYCRMGYLQNTLLGFCAMIENGFEADNFVVPNVLKACGGLSFIEFGKGVHGHVVKKGFEGCVFVASSLVDMYGKCGALEDARKVFDNMPERNVVTWNSMMVAYAQNGMHEEAIRVFHDMRTEGIQPTVVTMVTFLSASANLYALEEGKQGHAIAISTGLDSGNIMGTSLINLYSKSGLIEDAEKIFNKILNKDTVAWNLMISCYLHNNQIQKTINLCHKMLSQRLKFDSVTMTSITTSAGNTQNLKLGKSAHCHIIRTNLMSDVAVSSSLVDMYAKCNKIHDARTVFSLTGTKDLVLWNTLLAAYAEIGSSGEALNLFYKMQLEGVPPNTESWNSIILAFLKNGQVKEAMDSFSEMKSSGLEGSLVTYTILIFGLVQNGFVDQSISIFQEMQENGIKPNNISIVGVLSACKTRASLQLGRAIHGYVLRHEMDINVILATSLVDMYAKCGSIDYARKVFDMIVVKGLPLYNAMISGYALHGCAVEVIAVFRELQNDGFDPDEITFTSVLSVCRHCGLVNEGLGIFVDMIRKYGVKPSMEHFGCVASLLSKCGNDEVFQFVKCMRFEPDSHILGSLLESCRGTRTDTDTDIGTGTETNTDTDIETGTETNTDSVKYLMENLMKIDPGNSGNYVAVSNAYAGKGMWNEVSELRNLMREKGIKKSPGCSWIQIGKEVHVFVANDRSHSRTDEIYSTLALLRKEMLGNRDP; this comes from the coding sequence ATGGCTTGTCTCCGATTTCCAGTAATCCCTTTAAATCATACTTCTCCTGTCAGCAAATCCCCCAGACCACAAACCCATTTGATAAAGCCTCAAGATAACGAAAAACATCATCAAATTCTTTACAATTCTTACTTTAAACACATTTCATCTGTTTGTAAAGAGGGGAAACTACAAGACGCTGTCAACATTCTTTTTGAATTGGAATCTCAGGACTTCGAAATTGGAGCAAATGTTTATGGCGATTTACTTCAAGGGTGTGTTTACGAGAGGAATCTCTCTCTGGGTAAGCAAATTCACTCAAGAGTCATTAAAAAAGGCGAATCCTTGGTTAAAAATGAGTACATTGAAACAAAATTGGTTGTTTTCTATGCGAAATGTGATTGTTTGGATGTTGCTTCAAGTCTATTCCGTAGATTAGACCAGAAAAACGTGTTCTCTTGGGCTGCCATCATCGGACTATATTGTAGAATGGGTTATCTTCAAAATACGTTGTTGGGATTTTGTGCAATGATAGAAAACGGGTTTGAGGCTGACAATTTTGTTGTTCCGAATGTGTTAAAAGCTTGTGGTGGTCTTTCGTTCATAGAGTTTGGGAAAGGTGTTCATGGGCACGTTGTGAAAAAGGGATTTGAAGGATGTGTTTTTGTAGCCAGCAGTCTTGTAGACATGTATGGCAAGTGTGGGGCTCTTGAAGATGCACGAAAGGTGTTCGACAATATGCCCGAAAGAAACGTAGTCACTTGGAACTCAATGATGGTGGCTTATGCTCAAAACGGGATGCACGAGGAAGCAATCCGTGTCTTCCATGACATGAGAACAGAAGGGATTCAACCCACTGTGGTCACCATGGTAACCTTTCTTTCAGCTTCAGCTAATCTGTATGCTCTTGAAGAAGGTAAACAAGGTCACGCCATTGCAATTTCAACAGGTTTAGACTCAGGTAACATCATGGGTACTTCTTTAATCAATCTCTATTCCAAATCTGGTTTAATCGAGGATGCCGAGAAAATCTTTAACAAGATCCTTAACAAAGATACAGTAGCATGGAATTTGATGATATCTTGTTATCTACACAACAACCAAATCCAAAAAACTATAAACTTATGCCACAAGATGTTATCACAACGATTAAAATTCGATTCTGTCACAATGACATCAATCACAACAAGCGCAGGCAATACCCAGAATTTAAAACTTGGAAAATCAGCACATTGTCACATTATACGAACCAATCTGATGTCTGACGTGGCAGTTTCAAGCAGCCTTGTGGACATGTATGCAAAATGTAACAAAATTCATGATGCAAGAACAGTTTTTTCCTTAACGGGTACTAAAGATCTTGTGTTATGGAACACATTATTGGCTGCTTATGCTGAAATCGGTTCAAGTGGTGAAGCATTAAATTTATTCTATAAAATGCAACTAGAAGGAGTGCCACCAAATACCGAATCTTGGAATTCGATAATTCTCGCGTTCTTGAAAAATGGTCAAGTCAAAGAAGCCATGGATTCATTTTCGGAAATGAAATCCTCCGGACTCGAGGGTAGTTTAGTCACTTACACTATTTTGATCTTTGGGTTAGTCCAAAACGGATTTGTTGATCAATCAATCTCAATATTTCAAGAAATGCAAGAAAACGGGATCAAACCGAATAATATAAGCATCGTTGGTGTACTTTCGGCTTGTAAAACTCGTGCTTCTTTGCAACTCGGAAGAGCGATACATGGATATGTATTACGTCATGAGATGGATATAAACGTAATTTTGGCGACTTCATTGGTCGATATGTATGCAAAATGTGGGAGTATAGATTATGCAAGAAAGGTTTTTGATATGATTGTTGTCAAGGGTTTACCGTTGTATAACGCGATGATTTCTGGTTACGCGTTACACGGTTGTGCCGTGGAAGTGATCGCAGTATTCCGGGAGTTGCAAAATGACGGTTTTGACCCCGATGAGATAACGTTCACGAGTGTTTTGTCGGTATGTCGACATTGTGGGCTTGTGAATGAAGGTTTGGGGATTTTTGTTGATATGATTAGAAAGTATGGTGTGAAGCCGAGTATGGAGCATTTCGGTTGTGTGGCGAGTCTTCTTTCTAAATGTGGAAACGATGAAGTTTTTCAGTTTGTTAAATGTATGCGATTTGAGCCCGACTCGCATATTTTGGGATCTTTGCTCGAGTCTTGTAGAGGGACCAGGACTGATACTGATACTGATATTGGGACTGGGACCGAGACTAATACTGATACTGATATTGAGACTGGGACCGAGACTAATACTGATAGTGTAAAGTATTTAATGGAGAATTTGATGAAGATTGACCCGGGGAATTCGGGGAATTATGTGGCGGTTTCGAATGCGTATGCGGGAAAGGGAATGTGGAATGAAGTGTCGGAATTGAGGAATTTGATGAGAGAGAAAGGAATTAAGAAGAGTCCGGGGTGTAGTTGGATTCAAATCGGGAAAGAAGTTCATGTTTTTGTGGCTAATGATCGATCGCATTCACGAACGGATGAGATATATTCCACTTTGGCGTTACTAAGAAAGGAAATGCTAGGGAATAGGGATCCATGA